The following are from one region of the Variovorax sp. PBL-H6 genome:
- the topA gene encoding type I DNA topoisomerase — protein MKLMVVESPNKVKKIESILGDGWKVVASVGHVRDLPKHDIGLEAPDFALQYEYIPPAQVQGRTFPGGEERVARIRALSGRADMIFLATDPDREGEAIAWHLKDALGLDEGDYERVTFDEITEKAIRAALSQARKIDADLVQAQEARRALDRIVGYLVSPLLSNMLGQNLSAGRVQSVAVRLVVDLERRIVAFKKTNHFGAVVKFDGGVWKAEWDTKPFITEDVPYVLDEALAKQAAGCRQFKVLDSGTDTAREAPPSCFSTSLMLQAASVTLKRDPELTAKDAQKLFEQGAITYIRTDSVNISDEAIAEVRAYAEGQGWKLPDAPRKFKTKAGAQEAHEAIRPAHIDVLEAGEDEHQRKLYALIWKRTVASQLADARYKVNSVTLEATDGAKPFQFKAKGRTLIEQGWRVLTAKDAVEDKTDDEAEDSAGKVPVLDVGSAKQADSGELLRKVTKAPPRFTKASLIKKLEDEGIGRPATYPAIMGNIMARGYLVEDKRYLVPTETGTILVEHLVKAGFEFMELAFTRELESQLDRIAEGEREYLDVVAPAYDQLKAELDAIAQGGDFKPRFACPKCSAGLRKYQKPGKLPIWYCTNDECKTFLDDVDGKPVERKEHPCPKCSTPLRRYKKKAGGLGWFCPTDDCKTFMDDDKGRPVEPKVHPCPKCSSPLRRFQKKDKESGKPIKGAFAWFCTNDECKTFLDDEKGQPVAIKTAPCPSCGKPMYRRKGQYGYWWGCSGFKDGCKVIMDDQAGKPVPKQAKGAKPAAKATVKRAAAPTRLVLKTPKK, from the coding sequence ATGAAGCTCATGGTCGTGGAAAGCCCCAACAAGGTGAAGAAGATCGAATCCATCCTCGGCGACGGCTGGAAAGTCGTCGCCAGCGTGGGCCATGTCCGCGACCTGCCGAAGCACGACATCGGCCTGGAAGCGCCCGACTTCGCCTTGCAGTACGAATACATCCCTCCGGCCCAGGTACAGGGCCGGACGTTCCCAGGCGGCGAGGAACGAGTCGCCCGCATCCGCGCCCTGTCCGGCAGGGCGGACATGATCTTTCTGGCGACCGATCCCGACCGCGAGGGCGAAGCCATCGCGTGGCACCTGAAAGACGCTCTCGGCCTGGACGAAGGCGACTACGAACGGGTGACGTTCGATGAAATCACCGAGAAGGCGATTCGGGCGGCACTGTCGCAGGCGCGCAAGATCGACGCCGATCTTGTGCAGGCCCAGGAAGCGCGGCGGGCACTGGATCGCATCGTCGGCTATCTGGTGTCGCCGCTGCTGTCGAACATGCTCGGGCAAAACCTGTCGGCCGGCCGCGTGCAAAGCGTGGCCGTGCGACTGGTCGTTGACCTGGAGCGCCGCATCGTGGCGTTCAAGAAGACGAACCACTTCGGCGCGGTGGTGAAGTTCGACGGCGGCGTGTGGAAAGCGGAGTGGGACACGAAGCCATTCATCACCGAGGACGTGCCCTATGTCCTCGATGAAGCCCTGGCGAAGCAGGCCGCAGGCTGCCGCCAGTTCAAGGTGCTGGACTCCGGCACCGACACGGCGCGCGAAGCGCCGCCGTCGTGCTTCTCGACCTCGCTCATGCTGCAAGCCGCGAGCGTCACGCTAAAGCGCGATCCCGAGCTGACGGCGAAGGATGCGCAAAAGCTGTTCGAGCAAGGCGCGATCACCTACATCCGCACCGACAGCGTGAACATCAGCGACGAGGCCATCGCCGAGGTGCGCGCCTACGCCGAAGGGCAGGGCTGGAAGCTGCCGGACGCGCCGCGCAAGTTCAAGACGAAGGCGGGCGCGCAAGAGGCGCACGAGGCCATCAGGCCGGCCCATATCGACGTGCTGGAAGCCGGCGAGGACGAGCATCAGCGCAAGCTCTATGCGCTCATCTGGAAGCGGACGGTTGCCTCGCAACTGGCCGATGCCCGCTACAAGGTGAACAGCGTCACCTTGGAAGCGACCGATGGCGCGAAGCCGTTCCAGTTCAAGGCCAAGGGCCGTACCCTGATTGAACAGGGATGGCGAGTGCTGACGGCGAAGGACGCGGTGGAAGACAAGACGGACGACGAGGCCGAGGACAGCGCCGGCAAGGTGCCGGTGCTCGATGTCGGCAGCGCGAAGCAGGCCGACAGCGGCGAGCTGCTGCGCAAGGTGACGAAGGCACCGCCGCGCTTCACGAAAGCGAGTCTCATCAAGAAGCTGGAAGACGAAGGCATCGGCCGCCCGGCGACCTATCCCGCGATCATGGGCAACATCATGGCGCGCGGCTACCTTGTCGAAGACAAGCGTTATCTGGTGCCGACCGAGACAGGCACCATCCTGGTGGAACATCTGGTGAAGGCCGGCTTCGAGTTCATGGAGCTGGCTTTCACGCGCGAGCTGGAATCGCAGCTCGACCGCATCGCCGAAGGCGAGCGCGAGTACCTGGACGTGGTGGCCCCGGCCTACGATCAGTTGAAGGCCGAGCTGGACGCCATCGCCCAGGGCGGCGACTTCAAGCCGCGCTTCGCGTGCCCGAAGTGCAGCGCCGGGCTGCGCAAGTACCAGAAGCCCGGCAAGCTGCCGATCTGGTACTGCACGAACGACGAGTGCAAGACCTTCCTGGACGACGTGGACGGCAAGCCGGTGGAACGCAAGGAACACCCGTGCCCGAAGTGCTCCACGCCCCTGCGGCGGTACAAGAAGAAGGCGGGCGGCCTGGGGTGGTTCTGCCCGACCGACGACTGCAAGACGTTCATGGACGACGACAAGGGGCGGCCGGTGGAACCGAAGGTTCACCCGTGCCCGAAATGCAGCTCGCCGCTGCGGCGCTTCCAGAAGAAGGACAAGGAAAGCGGCAAGCCCATCAAGGGCGCGTTCGCGTGGTTCTGCACGAACGATGAGTGCAAGACCTTCCTGGACGACGAGAAGGGCCAGCCGGTGGCGATCAAGACGGCCCCTTGCCCGTCCTGCGGCAAGCCGATGTATCGCCGCAAGGGCCAGTACGGCTACTGGTGGGGTTGCAGCGGCTTCAAAGACGGCTGCAAGGTCATCATGGACGATCAGGCCGGCAAGCCTGTACCGAAGCAGGCGAAGGGCGCAAAGCCCGCAGCCAAGGCGACGGTGAAGCGCGCGGCGGCACCTACGCGGCTTGTTCTCAAGACGCCAAAAAAGTAG
- a CDS encoding type IV secretion system protein, which yields MDPMVFQFIGETVQNATNAFVTPAATNLMYALQMIAITGVTLYIVLTGYAISTGAIESPFWTFVKQCVKIVIIAAFALTVDGYANGVMGALNGLETGLADAMNTSGGPPAANIYQVLDQSLGKGLEIVAQCFQKADEAGWNFGAVLGWAIAGVVVALGTVLVSMLGGAVVIVAKFSLAIVFALGPLFILALMFPATAKFFDSWFGQAMNYILTIVIMAIIMTFAMRAYDAFIAGADFSGSGDSNPMFAALQIGALTGVLVWIILQAGGIASGLAGGVSMAAMGIRHLAMPVTGGLRGAKGVGNMVNPMTTRRDMQSGMMVTARRANHLVAGNTMWNPAYRQHVMQNMGKNWGRASGGTVKQ from the coding sequence ATGGACCCGATGGTTTTTCAGTTCATCGGCGAGACAGTGCAGAACGCTACCAATGCGTTCGTGACACCGGCCGCCACGAACTTGATGTACGCGCTGCAAATGATCGCCATCACTGGCGTGACGCTCTACATCGTGCTGACCGGCTACGCCATCAGCACGGGCGCGATTGAGTCGCCGTTTTGGACGTTCGTCAAGCAGTGCGTGAAGATCGTCATCATCGCGGCCTTTGCGCTCACGGTGGACGGATACGCCAACGGGGTGATGGGCGCGCTCAACGGCCTGGAAACGGGCTTGGCTGACGCGATGAACACGTCGGGCGGGCCGCCCGCCGCGAACATCTATCAGGTGCTCGACCAGTCCCTGGGCAAAGGGCTGGAAATCGTCGCGCAGTGCTTCCAGAAGGCCGACGAGGCCGGCTGGAACTTCGGCGCTGTGCTCGGCTGGGCCATTGCCGGCGTGGTCGTGGCGCTCGGCACCGTCCTGGTGTCGATGCTCGGCGGCGCGGTGGTCATCGTCGCCAAGTTCTCGCTGGCGATTGTGTTCGCCCTGGGGCCGCTGTTCATCCTGGCCTTGATGTTCCCGGCCACGGCGAAGTTCTTCGATTCCTGGTTTGGGCAGGCGATGAACTACATCCTGACCATCGTCATCATGGCAATCATCATGACGTTTGCCATGCGGGCATACGACGCCTTCATCGCGGGCGCGGACTTCTCCGGTAGCGGCGACTCGAACCCGATGTTCGCGGCGCTGCAAATCGGCGCGCTGACGGGCGTCCTGGTGTGGATCATCTTGCAGGCAGGCGGCATAGCCTCCGGCCTTGCCGGTGGCGTCTCGATGGCAGCGATGGGCATTCGCCATTTGGCGATGCCCGTCACGGGTGGTCTGCGTGGTGCGAAGGGCGTCGGCAACATGGTGAACCCGATGACGACGCGCCGCGATATGCAGTCCGGGATGATGGTCACGGCTCGCCGGGCCAACCATCTGGTGGCCGGCAACACGATGTGGAACCCGGCCTATCGCCAGCATGTGATGCAGAACATGGGCAAGAACTGGGGCCGCGCCTCGGGCGGCACGGTGAAGCAGTAA
- a CDS encoding lytic transglycosylase domain-containing protein — MLDFMVLAQQCAPTVAPQTMAAVVQVESSFNPYAIGVVGGRLQRQPKSQAEAVATAKALEAAGWNFSVGVAQVNRYNLPKYSLTYEEAFEPCANIRVGSKILEDCYTRALPRTEGDRQRALHSAFSCYYSGNFTRGFRPDKAGEPSYVQKVLAQANVEAKPIPVVPSIAPGAARPQRVTAAGSGPVKVTAQGASDGPPADHAPVLLRRASEAPAQLKPVVTGASAAADLTVAKDDAKASQGEQPAQPARSAIVF; from the coding sequence ATGCTGGATTTCATGGTCTTGGCGCAGCAATGCGCCCCTACGGTGGCCCCGCAGACGATGGCGGCCGTCGTGCAAGTCGAATCGAGCTTCAACCCCTACGCCATCGGCGTGGTGGGCGGAAGGCTCCAACGTCAACCCAAGTCGCAAGCGGAAGCTGTTGCGACGGCCAAGGCTCTTGAAGCCGCTGGCTGGAACTTCTCGGTAGGGGTTGCCCAGGTCAACCGCTACAACCTGCCGAAATACTCCCTAACCTACGAAGAAGCCTTCGAGCCGTGCGCGAACATCCGCGTCGGCTCGAAGATTCTCGAAGACTGCTACACGCGGGCTTTGCCCCGCACCGAGGGCGACCGGCAACGGGCGCTGCACTCGGCCTTCTCCTGCTACTACTCGGGCAACTTCACGCGCGGCTTCCGGCCTGACAAGGCCGGCGAGCCGTCGTATGTGCAAAAGGTCTTGGCGCAAGCCAACGTCGAGGCAAAGCCGATCCCGGTCGTTCCGTCGATCGCGCCGGGTGCAGCACGCCCGCAGCGCGTGACGGCGGCCGGCTCCGGGCCGGTCAAGGTGACGGCCCAGGGCGCGAGCGATGGGCCGCCTGCCGATCATGCCCCGGTGCTGCTGCGCCGGGCGAGCGAAGCGCCCGCGCAGCTCAAGCCCGTGGTGACAGGCGCATCCGCCGCGGCGGATCTGACTGTCGCCAAGGATGACGCGAAGGCCAGCCAGGGCGAGCAACCGGCGCAGCCGGCGCGCTCGGCCATCGTCTTCTGA
- a CDS encoding type IV secretion system protein VirB3 produces the protein MDDFDPRDPLFKGCTRPAMLFGVPLVPLAVVGGVVVLISVWTTILFAFTLIPIVITMRIIAKSDDQQFRLLGLKFVFRVINRNKNGRFWKASAYSPIAFTKRK, from the coding sequence ATGGATGACTTCGATCCGCGCGATCCGCTGTTCAAGGGTTGCACCCGGCCGGCCATGCTGTTCGGCGTCCCGTTGGTGCCGCTCGCAGTGGTCGGCGGGGTGGTGGTTCTCATCAGCGTGTGGACGACGATCCTGTTCGCCTTCACGCTGATTCCCATCGTGATAACGATGCGGATCATCGCCAAATCGGACGATCAACAATTCAGGCTCTTGGGCCTGAAATTCGTGTTCCGGGTCATCAACCGCAACAAGAACGGGCGCTTCTGGAAGGCATCGGCCTACAGCCCGATTGCCTTCACGAAACGCAAGTGA
- the virB5 gene encoding P-type DNA transfer protein VirB5, which yields MKMKALVAALAITMAGAASAQIPVTDGASIANSIQQQIETMAKWKMQYDQMVSQIDQMKQQYQSLTGSRGLGNILNNPALRDYLPSDWQGVYDSVKTGGYAGLSGRAASIYSQSKIFDSCAHITVSDQKKLCEARAVKSAQDQAFALDAYDKAKSRLNQIDSLMAKINDTPDPKAIAELQGRIAAEQAMIQNEQTKLQLYAMVAQAEDKIQQQQQRELQARTWAARKGIQATPITFGTP from the coding sequence ATGAAGATGAAGGCTCTTGTCGCTGCGCTCGCCATCACGATGGCGGGCGCGGCCAGCGCGCAAATCCCGGTAACGGATGGCGCTTCCATCGCCAACAGCATCCAGCAACAAATCGAGACGATGGCGAAGTGGAAGATGCAATATGACCAAATGGTTAGCCAAATCGACCAGATGAAACAGCAGTACCAGTCCCTGACTGGCTCTCGCGGCCTGGGCAATATCCTGAACAACCCGGCGCTGCGCGATTACCTGCCGAGTGACTGGCAAGGCGTCTATGACTCGGTGAAAACGGGCGGCTATGCCGGCCTGAGCGGCCGGGCGGCCTCGATCTACTCGCAGTCGAAGATTTTCGACTCGTGCGCGCACATCACGGTCAGCGACCAGAAGAAGCTGTGCGAGGCGCGGGCCGTGAAGTCGGCCCAGGATCAGGCTTTCGCCCTGGATGCCTACGACAAGGCGAAGTCGCGGCTCAACCAGATTGACAGCCTCATGGCGAAGATCAACGACACGCCCGACCCGAAGGCCATCGCCGAGCTGCAAGGCCGGATCGCCGCCGAACAGGCAATGATCCAGAACGAGCAAACGAAGCTCCAGCTTTACGCGATGGTGGCCCAGGCCGAGGACAAGATTCAGCAGCAGCAGCAGCGTGAATTGCAGGCCCGCACCTGGGCGGCCCGCAAGGGCATTCAGGCAACGCCGATCACGTTCGGCACGCCGTAA
- a CDS encoding EexN family lipoprotein — MKKNVVMMLAAVAALALAGCKEDKPQEVVQTVEWFKEHKAEREAQLAKCKSNPGELAATPNCVNASRADSSSTWSARGGAIKVAPLSAPSSAAPAKTEGNNK, encoded by the coding sequence ATGAAGAAAAACGTAGTGATGATGCTTGCAGCAGTCGCGGCCCTGGCCCTGGCCGGCTGCAAGGAAGACAAGCCGCAGGAGGTCGTGCAAACGGTCGAGTGGTTCAAGGAGCACAAGGCCGAGCGCGAAGCGCAGCTCGCCAAGTGCAAGTCGAACCCTGGCGAGCTGGCCGCAACGCCCAACTGCGTCAACGCCAGCCGCGCCGATTCGTCTTCGACCTGGAGCGCACGCGGCGGGGCGATCAAGGTAGCGCCTCTTTCCGCTCCGTCTTCGGCCGCTCCGGCCAAGACCGAGGGCAACAACAAATAG
- a CDS encoding TrbC/VirB2 family protein — MTTATTSNNRMAVMLGFLVMAALFAAEPALAQTGGLDKVNTFMDNVLAVLRGVSITTVTIAIMWAGYKFLFKHADIAEVGKILAGGLLIGGAAELARYLLS, encoded by the coding sequence ATGACGACTGCTACCACTTCCAACAACCGCATGGCCGTGATGCTCGGCTTCCTGGTGATGGCCGCGCTGTTCGCGGCCGAGCCGGCGCTCGCGCAGACTGGCGGGCTGGACAAGGTGAACACCTTCATGGACAACGTGCTGGCCGTGCTGCGCGGCGTGTCCATCACGACCGTGACCATCGCCATCATGTGGGCGGGCTACAAGTTCCTGTTCAAGCATGCCGACATCGCCGAGGTCGGCAAGATTCTGGCCGGTGGTCTGCTCATCGGCGGCGCGGCCGAGCTGGCCCGCTACCTCCTGTCCTAA
- a CDS encoding VirB4 family type IV secretion/conjugal transfer ATPase: MSALPKPKYFDQVNNERAVAPFIPYSSHVSPNTIVTTQGDFLRVWRVAGISFETAEPDEILRRKEQLNTLLRSIATSNVALWTHNVRRRTSDRLKGVYDNDFCRELDRKYYDSFVGYRMMANELYLTVIYRPNPSRIGKAMAKSARRTVDEILKDQKAAIRKLDDIAYQVEASMRRYGTDEKTGIEELRTYEDENGIVCSQALEFLNFLVSGEWQKVRVPAGPLNAYLGTAWVFVGAETIEIRSPTKTRYAMGIDFKDYSAHTEPGILNGLLYEDYEYVITQSFSFMSKRDGKDFLERQQRQLMNAEDGSATQIAEMTQAIDELIQGQFVMGEYHYSLLVFGETVEKVRRNTTSAMTIIQDRGFLSALIATATDSAFYAQLPCNWSYRPRVAGLTSKNFAGLCSFHNFRAGKRDGNPWGQAVTLFKTPSGQPLYFNFHYSKGDEDAFDKKVLGNTRVIGQSGAGKTVLLNMLLCQSQKYKPRSPVGFTTVFFDKDRGAELLIRAIGGKYLAVRNGQPTGFNPFQMEANETNILFLEKLIRVLVSAGGERVTTADDARISHAVRTVMKMPKEIRRLSVVLQNITEGTDKEDRENSVAKRLARWCVDDGHGKRGPFWWVLDNATDLIDFTTHANYGFDGTHFLDNNDVRTPISMYLLHRMDSVIDGRRFVYFMDEAWKWVDAEAFADFAGDKQLTIRKQNGLGVFATQMPSSMLKSKIAASLVQQVATEIYLPNPKADFTEYTEGFKCTPSEFEIIKTMGEESRMFLVKQGHQSMIGRFDLSDVKDADGNTVISFGDELAILSGSSDNVELLDEILAEVGDDPEVWVPVFHQRRKARVASSKQQER, encoded by the coding sequence ATGTCTGCCCTGCCAAAACCTAAATACTTCGACCAAGTGAACAATGAAAGGGCGGTTGCGCCCTTCATTCCTTACAGCAGCCATGTGTCGCCGAACACCATCGTCACGACGCAGGGCGATTTCCTGCGCGTGTGGCGCGTGGCCGGCATCAGCTTCGAGACGGCAGAGCCGGACGAGATTCTGCGGCGCAAGGAACAGCTCAACACGCTGCTGCGCTCCATCGCTACCAGCAACGTGGCGCTGTGGACGCACAACGTCCGCCGCCGCACGTCGGACAGGCTCAAGGGCGTGTACGACAACGACTTTTGCCGCGAGCTGGATCGCAAGTATTACGACAGCTTCGTGGGCTATCGCATGATGGCGAACGAGCTGTATCTGACGGTCATCTACCGGCCGAATCCCTCGCGGATCGGCAAGGCGATGGCGAAGTCGGCGCGGCGCACCGTCGATGAAATCCTCAAGGATCAGAAGGCGGCCATCCGCAAGCTGGACGACATCGCCTATCAGGTCGAGGCCAGCATGCGCCGCTACGGCACCGACGAGAAAACCGGCATCGAGGAACTGCGCACCTATGAGGACGAGAACGGCATCGTGTGCTCGCAGGCGCTGGAGTTCTTGAACTTCCTGGTGTCCGGCGAGTGGCAGAAGGTGCGCGTGCCGGCCGGGCCGCTGAACGCTTACCTGGGCACGGCCTGGGTGTTCGTGGGCGCGGAGACTATCGAAATCCGCTCGCCGACGAAGACGCGCTACGCGATGGGCATCGACTTCAAGGACTACTCGGCGCACACCGAGCCGGGCATCTTGAACGGTCTGCTGTACGAGGATTACGAGTACGTCATCACGCAGTCGTTCAGCTTCATGAGCAAGCGCGACGGCAAGGACTTTCTGGAGCGGCAGCAACGCCAGTTGATGAACGCCGAGGACGGCAGCGCGACGCAAATCGCGGAAATGACGCAGGCCATTGACGAGCTGATTCAAGGTCAGTTCGTCATGGGCGAGTACCACTACTCGCTGCTGGTCTTCGGCGAGACGGTCGAGAAGGTGCGCCGCAACACCACGTCGGCCATGACGATCATTCAGGACAGGGGTTTTCTGTCCGCCTTGATCGCCACGGCGACCGACTCGGCTTTCTACGCGCAATTGCCTTGCAATTGGTCGTACCGGCCGCGCGTGGCCGGCCTGACCAGCAAGAACTTTGCGGGCCTGTGCAGCTTCCACAACTTCCGCGCGGGCAAGCGCGACGGCAACCCGTGGGGGCAGGCCGTGACGCTGTTCAAGACGCCTTCGGGCCAGCCGCTGTATTTCAACTTCCACTACTCGAAGGGCGACGAAGACGCCTTCGACAAGAAGGTGCTCGGCAATACCCGCGTCATCGGCCAGTCCGGTGCGGGTAAGACGGTGCTGCTGAACATGCTTCTGTGCCAGTCGCAGAAATACAAGCCGCGCTCGCCTGTCGGCTTCACGACGGTGTTCTTCGACAAGGATCGCGGCGCGGAGCTGCTGATTCGCGCCATCGGCGGCAAGTATCTGGCCGTCAGGAACGGCCAGCCGACCGGCTTCAATCCGTTCCAGATGGAAGCCAACGAGACGAACATCCTGTTCCTGGAGAAGCTGATTCGCGTCCTGGTGTCGGCCGGTGGCGAGCGCGTCACCACGGCGGACGATGCGCGCATCAGTCATGCGGTGCGAACCGTCATGAAGATGCCGAAGGAGATTCGCCGGCTGTCGGTGGTGTTGCAGAACATCACCGAGGGCACCGACAAGGAAGACCGCGAAAACAGCGTGGCGAAGCGCCTCGCGCGGTGGTGCGTCGATGACGGCCACGGCAAGCGTGGCCCGTTCTGGTGGGTGCTGGACAACGCGACCGACCTCATCGACTTCACCACGCACGCGAACTATGGCTTCGACGGCACGCACTTCCTGGACAACAACGACGTGCGGACGCCGATTTCCATGTACCTGCTGCATCGCATGGATTCGGTCATCGACGGCCGCCGCTTCGTCTATTTCATGGACGAGGCTTGGAAGTGGGTCGATGCCGAGGCGTTCGCGGACTTCGCGGGCGACAAGCAATTGACCATTCGCAAGCAAAACGGCCTCGGCGTGTTCGCTACGCAAATGCCTAGCAGCATGTTGAAGTCGAAGATTGCCGCGTCCCTGGTGCAACAGGTGGCGACGGAAATCTACCTGCCTAACCCGAAGGCGGACTTCACCGAATACACCGAGGGCTTCAAATGCACGCCCTCGGAGTTTGAAATCATCAAGACGATGGGTGAAGAAAGCCGCATGTTCCTGGTGAAGCAAGGCCATCAGTCGATGATCGGCCGCTTCGATCTGAGCGACGTTAAGGACGCTGACGGGAACACGGTAATTAGCTTCGGCGATGAACTCGCCATTTTGTCGGGCAGCTCCGATAACGTCGAACTGCTCGATGAAATTCTCGCCGAAGTCGGCGATGACCCGGAAGTGTGGGTTCCCGTGTTCCACCAGCGCCGCAAGGCACGGGTGGCGTCCTCTAAGCAGCAAGAAAGGTGA
- a CDS encoding DUF6573 family protein, with product MNELFQASDVIHTHTRAQLIEDGDLIDVSETAREAGFTVPVAITRAAWADCVEWTAETDKRKTTIQDEAGRLWDVIYMARLAARVRGDQPRRVFELYRVPVQGRGIRPRRVALAMHIGPGDAGEPVITIGLPNED from the coding sequence ATGAACGAACTTTTCCAGGCATCCGACGTGATCCACACGCACACCCGCGCGCAGCTCATCGAGGACGGCGACCTGATCGACGTGAGCGAGACAGCCCGCGAGGCCGGCTTTACGGTGCCCGTCGCCATCACCCGCGCGGCCTGGGCCGATTGCGTCGAGTGGACGGCCGAAACCGACAAGCGCAAGACCACGATCCAGGACGAAGCCGGCCGCCTTTGGGACGTGATTTATATGGCCCGACTCGCCGCCCGCGTGCGTGGCGATCAACCCCGCCGCGTGTTCGAGCTGTACCGCGTGCCGGTGCAGGGCCGAGGCATCCGGCCGCGCCGCGTGGCGCTGGCGATGCACATCGGCCCCGGCGATGCCGGCGAGCCGGTTATCACCATCGGCCTGCCGAACGAAGACTAA